The proteins below are encoded in one region of Ereboglobus luteus:
- a CDS encoding O-antigen ligase family protein: protein MPPAATTQNTAKPASAWNRVKARPCAALRPAVLYSAGEWLVAILLSVNLAWTSLCLGGVRAETMVWSSALTFATAAIAMIRMIWSGSKSHWTAAWLVPFLLYAGASVLYITPVRWLGARELMLWIQAFLVFGIALESLQNKGPRRLVLGTVALLGAVALVLSAYQLNGHETWLMLGRVQAGQYVGRASGFLGNPNSLAAFYLLLIPPVLSLAWRRGANGVQRIACGYVALALMLGLVLTLSRGGVLAFTVALVCWPWFVGEWRFFRRALACAAVLAVAALAALAIWTTLPSARERAQKLVLDHGEKSRVILWQASLEITAGAPVLGTGAGSFNTVFEKHRPEGFLNNPQWTHNEFLNLLSDYGIAGFVLFFGAVCVIAWKSRRKRPRITNTPRTIPDGVLAETAFTRALGIGLLGFAFACMVDFHMRIPALAMIVAVCAAEIVKRREANTPPSQIAQGKNTPRDIPKNTAQIATVRVFGRRVIGTAITLAVLALGGIVFVQTYRAEAARVSGREQIDALAGRDLKTASDRAARLQTLTRSAAFFDKAIRLDSDNAQAWSDRAYALALRARIEKQNAAQLGGEAETAARAALDRAPEVSEFWLRLGVALDLQARTTEAGDAFARALQLAPASPLAWYHQAYHLSLSPVKRSLALAAADMCLRLDPGHTDADSLRVKLQSNR from the coding sequence ATGCCCCCCGCCGCAACCACACAAAATACCGCGAAGCCCGCTTCGGCATGGAACCGCGTGAAAGCGCGCCCTTGCGCGGCGCTCCGCCCCGCCGTTCTTTATTCGGCCGGGGAGTGGCTCGTCGCCATTCTGCTTTCGGTCAATCTTGCATGGACTTCGCTCTGCCTCGGCGGCGTGCGCGCAGAGACGATGGTTTGGTCAAGCGCGCTCACATTCGCCACCGCCGCAATCGCGATGATTCGCATGATTTGGAGCGGCTCAAAGTCCCATTGGACCGCGGCGTGGCTGGTTCCTTTTCTCCTCTACGCCGGCGCAAGCGTTTTATACATCACCCCCGTGCGCTGGCTCGGCGCGCGCGAACTGATGTTGTGGATTCAGGCATTCCTCGTCTTCGGCATTGCGCTCGAAAGCCTGCAAAACAAGGGGCCTCGCCGTCTCGTGCTCGGCACGGTCGCGCTGCTCGGCGCGGTTGCGCTGGTTCTTTCCGCCTACCAGCTCAACGGCCATGAAACATGGTTGATGCTTGGACGCGTGCAGGCCGGGCAATACGTCGGACGCGCAAGCGGATTTCTCGGCAATCCCAATTCGCTCGCGGCATTCTACCTGCTATTGATTCCGCCCGTGCTCTCGCTCGCCTGGCGGCGCGGCGCAAACGGCGTGCAACGCATCGCCTGCGGATATGTCGCGCTCGCGCTCATGCTCGGCCTCGTGCTCACGCTCAGCCGCGGCGGCGTGCTCGCGTTCACCGTCGCGCTCGTTTGCTGGCCGTGGTTTGTCGGCGAGTGGCGTTTTTTTCGGCGCGCACTCGCTTGTGCCGCGGTTCTGGCCGTTGCCGCGCTTGCCGCGCTTGCGATCTGGACCACCCTGCCCTCCGCGCGCGAACGAGCGCAGAAACTCGTCCTCGATCACGGCGAAAAATCGCGCGTGATTCTCTGGCAGGCGTCGCTCGAAATAACTGCCGGCGCGCCCGTTCTCGGCACCGGCGCGGGCAGCTTCAACACCGTTTTCGAAAAACACCGCCCCGAGGGTTTTCTCAACAACCCGCAGTGGACGCACAATGAATTCCTCAATCTGCTCAGCGACTACGGCATCGCCGGTTTCGTGCTTTTTTTCGGCGCGGTGTGCGTGATCGCGTGGAAAAGCCGCCGCAAGCGCCCGCGCATCACCAACACCCCGCGCACGATTCCCGACGGCGTTTTGGCCGAAACCGCGTTCACCCGCGCGCTCGGCATCGGATTGCTCGGCTTTGCATTTGCGTGCATGGTGGATTTCCACATGCGCATCCCCGCGCTGGCGATGATAGTCGCGGTTTGCGCCGCCGAAATCGTAAAGCGCCGCGAAGCTAACACGCCGCCTTCGCAAATTGCACAGGGTAAAAATACGCCGCGCGATATTCCGAAAAACACAGCCCAAATCGCCACAGTCCGTGTTTTCGGACGGCGTGTAATTGGCACCGCAATCACCCTCGCGGTGCTTGCGCTGGGTGGGATTGTCTTCGTGCAAACCTACCGGGCCGAGGCCGCGCGCGTTTCCGGACGCGAACAAATCGACGCGCTCGCGGGTCGCGATCTGAAAACCGCATCCGACCGCGCCGCACGCCTGCAAACATTGACCCGCTCCGCCGCGTTTTTCGACAAGGCGATCCGGCTCGATTCCGACAACGCGCAAGCTTGGTCCGACCGCGCCTATGCGCTCGCCCTGCGCGCGCGCATTGAAAAACAAAATGCCGCGCAACTCGGCGGCGAAGCCGAAACCGCGGCCCGCGCCGCGCTTGATCGCGCTCCGGAAGTATCCGAGTTCTGGCTGCGTCTCGGAGTTGCGCTCGACCTGCAAGCGCGCACCACCGAGGCGGGCGATGCCTTTGCCCGCGCCCTGCAACTCGCGCCCGCAAGCCCGCTCGCGTGGTATCACCAAGCCTACCACCTCAGTCTTTCGCCCGTGAAACGCAGCCTTGCGCTCGCCGCGGCCGACATGTGCTTGCGTCTTGACCCCGGCCACACAGACGCAGATAGTTTGCGAGTGAAATTGCAATCAAACCGCTGA
- a CDS encoding GNAT family N-acetyltransferase: MLPTLHTTRLTLSPFTPADAPLVQRYAGDARVASMAAFIPHPYPDGLAEQWIASHLPDHLARTSTTLAIRERDTGELRGAIGLILTLEKRLGEVGYWVGAPFWNQGICTEAARRIIQYGFDDLALETIRAHHFPHNPASGHVMKKAGMTRIGVIPRCTPKDGQLLDAIQWQILKTDFDTQGE, from the coding sequence ATGCTTCCCACCCTTCATACCACGCGCCTCACACTCTCGCCATTCACGCCCGCCGACGCCCCTCTCGTGCAACGCTATGCGGGCGATGCGCGCGTGGCCTCGATGGCCGCGTTCATTCCGCATCCGTATCCCGACGGCCTTGCCGAGCAATGGATCGCCTCGCACCTGCCCGATCACCTCGCGCGCACAAGCACCACGCTCGCCATCCGCGAGCGCGACACCGGCGAGCTGCGCGGAGCCATCGGCCTCATTCTCACACTCGAAAAACGCCTTGGCGAAGTGGGCTACTGGGTCGGCGCGCCCTTTTGGAATCAAGGCATTTGCACCGAGGCCGCCCGCCGCATCATTCAATATGGGTTCGACGATCTCGCTCTCGAAACAATCCGCGCGCATCATTTCCCCCACAACCCCGCATCTGGACACGTCATGAAAAAAGCGGGCATGACACGCATCGGCGTCATTCCGCGCTGCACGCCCAAGGACGGCCAGCTCCTCGATGCCATTCAATGGCAAATCCTCAAAACTGATTTTGACACACAAGGAGAATAA
- a CDS encoding bifunctional 4-hydroxy-2-oxoglutarate aldolase/2-dehydro-3-deoxy-phosphogluconate aldolase — MKKDAILSKIKADKVIGLIRADSPDGLIDCARALAAGGLTSIELTMTTPGAIRLLEKATAELPDFIFGLGTVLDTETARAGILAGAKFIVTPATLPAVNELCRRYSVPVFSGAFTPTEILRAWESGADAVKIFPAEFFGPNYIKSVKAPFPQIDFVPTGGVNENNVADFIKAGATATAAGSSLVQAKAFKEKDWATITAKAKAFADAVAAIK, encoded by the coding sequence ATGAAAAAAGACGCCATCCTCTCAAAAATCAAAGCCGACAAAGTGATCGGCCTCATTCGCGCCGACAGTCCCGACGGACTCATCGACTGTGCGCGCGCGCTCGCCGCGGGCGGGCTCACGAGCATCGAGCTCACCATGACCACGCCCGGCGCGATCCGCCTGCTCGAAAAGGCGACCGCCGAGCTGCCCGATTTTATCTTCGGCCTCGGCACCGTGCTTGACACCGAAACCGCGCGCGCGGGCATCCTTGCCGGCGCGAAGTTCATCGTCACGCCCGCCACGCTTCCCGCGGTCAACGAACTCTGCCGCCGTTACAGCGTGCCGGTTTTCAGCGGCGCGTTCACGCCCACCGAAATTCTCCGCGCATGGGAATCCGGCGCCGACGCGGTGAAAATCTTCCCCGCTGAATTCTTCGGCCCGAACTACATCAAGTCGGTCAAGGCGCCCTTCCCGCAAATCGACTTCGTGCCCACTGGCGGCGTCAACGAGAACAACGTGGCCGACTTCATCAAGGCCGGTGCCACCGCCACCGCCGCGGGCAGCTCGCTCGTCCAGGCCAAGGCGTTTAAGGAAAAAGACTGGGCGACAATCACCGCCAAGGCCAAGGCGTTCGCCGACGCCGTAGCCGCGATCAAATAA
- a CDS encoding MBL fold metallo-hydrolase: protein MKLIDLNRDGAIGANCTYLQIGELKVIIDSGLHPKKAGREATPDFSKIRGVHLDLIIITHCHLDHIGSLPVLMREHPEAPVVMTTSSAMLIERMLHNSANVMTRQKEEANIPEYPLFTHEEIDRLKKRFTGIPFGQAKRVQSGGNKDAITFILHPAGHVAGAAGVEIQHKRRKIFITGDVLFDNQRTLNGAKFPVDRFDTLIMETTRGNTERPPEKSRANEVVRLVDTINETIQRGGSCLIPVFALGRQQEVLSIIHDARKFRRLVDCPIYASGLGMDLADYLDEISRKTKHANFNRGIIKELKIKPAPRKLNPGEDPKQNALYIISSGMLVERTPSYVLASGLIGNANNTICFVGYCDPSTPGGEILASRSGDTYLFKAANVKAKIKARVEKFELSGHADREELLQYAVQCNPRSIVLTHGEPASRAWFMEQLTEALPKAKITDPVPLQEYQI from the coding sequence ATGAAGCTAATCGACCTTAACCGCGACGGCGCAATCGGCGCCAACTGCACGTATCTGCAAATCGGCGAACTCAAAGTCATAATCGACTCCGGCCTCCATCCGAAAAAAGCCGGGCGCGAAGCCACGCCCGATTTCAGCAAAATCCGCGGCGTTCATCTCGACCTCATCATCATCACACACTGCCATCTCGACCACATCGGCAGCCTGCCCGTGCTCATGCGCGAGCATCCCGAGGCCCCCGTCGTCATGACCACCTCCAGCGCCATGCTCATCGAGCGCATGCTGCACAACTCCGCCAACGTCATGACCCGCCAGAAGGAGGAGGCCAACATTCCCGAGTATCCGCTCTTTACCCACGAGGAAATTGACCGCCTCAAAAAACGCTTCACCGGCATTCCCTTCGGCCAGGCCAAGCGCGTGCAATCCGGCGGCAACAAGGACGCGATTACCTTCATCCTCCATCCCGCGGGTCACGTCGCCGGTGCCGCGGGCGTCGAAATCCAGCACAAGCGCCGCAAGATCTTCATCACCGGCGACGTCCTTTTCGACAATCAGCGCACGCTCAACGGTGCGAAATTTCCCGTGGACCGTTTCGACACGCTCATCATGGAAACCACGCGCGGCAACACCGAGCGCCCGCCCGAAAAATCCCGCGCCAACGAAGTCGTGCGCCTCGTCGACACGATCAACGAAACCATCCAGCGCGGCGGCTCCTGCCTGATCCCGGTGTTTGCGCTTGGCCGCCAGCAGGAAGTCCTCTCGATCATCCACGACGCGCGCAAATTCCGCCGCCTCGTCGATTGCCCCATCTACGCATCCGGCCTCGGCATGGACCTTGCCGATTACCTCGACGAAATCTCGCGCAAAACAAAACACGCCAATTTCAACCGCGGCATCATCAAGGAGCTCAAAATCAAACCCGCGCCCCGCAAACTCAACCCCGGCGAGGACCCGAAGCAAAACGCGCTCTACATAATCAGCTCCGGCATGCTCGTCGAGCGCACGCCCTCCTACGTCCTCGCCTCGGGCCTCATCGGCAACGCCAACAATACCATCTGCTTCGTCGGCTACTGCGATCCCTCCACGCCCGGCGGCGAAATCCTCGCCTCGCGTAGCGGCGATACCTACCTCTTCAAGGCGGCCAACGTGAAGGCGAAAATCAAGGCCCGCGTCGAGAAGTTCGAGCTCAGCGGCCACGCCGACCGCGAGGAACTCCTGCAATACGCCGTGCAATGCAACCCGCGCTCCATCGTGCTCACGCACGGCGAACCCGCTTCGCGCGCCTGGTTCATGGAGCAACTCACGGAGGCGCTTCCCAAGGCCAAAATCACCGACCCCGTGCCGTTGCAGGAATATCAGATCTGA
- a CDS encoding AMP-binding protein, which produces MCDPKWGAHEAAQFEQFGKIAEKLEPPEHGWLCLPTGGTSGELKFARHDERTLAAAVSGFCKHFGMARVNAVDVLPAHHVSSFMSRVRCAATGGEHLPWAWKEIDQGSYPREAELPGGWVVSLVPTQLQRLLVAGERALFWLHQFRCIFVGGGPVWPQLVQDAAHAKLPVVLSYGMTETGAMVTAQGASDFLETSDRSSGRAMPHVNVEIVDAGTGREMARGQTGLVQISGESLFRGYFPDAREGKIFRTEDLAHWDARGCLNIVGRRDAVIITGGKKVMPVEVMEVLRTSGVFTDVAVIGVPDSKWGQRVVACYPARSIAKLDMRRVESALHSLAKYKWPKSYVPVADWPRNAQGKLNRAALVEAVLGKVAGSE; this is translated from the coding sequence TTGTGCGATCCGAAATGGGGCGCGCACGAGGCGGCGCAGTTTGAGCAGTTCGGGAAGATCGCCGAAAAACTGGAACCTCCCGAACACGGTTGGTTGTGCCTGCCGACGGGCGGGACGAGTGGTGAGCTGAAATTTGCGCGGCACGATGAGCGGACGCTGGCGGCGGCGGTATCGGGTTTTTGCAAACATTTCGGAATGGCGCGGGTGAATGCGGTGGATGTTTTGCCGGCGCATCATGTGAGCAGCTTCATGTCGCGCGTGCGCTGCGCGGCGACAGGCGGCGAGCATTTGCCTTGGGCATGGAAGGAGATTGACCAAGGGAGTTATCCGCGCGAGGCGGAGCTGCCGGGCGGATGGGTGGTTTCGCTCGTGCCCACGCAGTTGCAGCGGCTGCTGGTGGCGGGCGAGCGGGCGTTGTTTTGGCTGCATCAGTTTCGGTGCATATTTGTCGGGGGCGGACCGGTATGGCCGCAGCTCGTGCAGGATGCTGCGCATGCGAAGCTGCCGGTCGTGCTTAGTTACGGAATGACGGAGACGGGCGCGATGGTGACGGCGCAGGGCGCGAGCGATTTTCTGGAAACCAGTGACCGCAGCAGCGGGCGCGCGATGCCGCATGTGAACGTGGAGATTGTTGACGCGGGGACGGGGCGCGAAATGGCGCGCGGTCAAACGGGTTTGGTTCAGATAAGCGGGGAGAGTTTGTTTCGCGGATATTTTCCTGATGCGCGCGAGGGGAAGATTTTTCGAACGGAGGATTTGGCGCACTGGGATGCGCGCGGATGCTTGAATATTGTTGGCAGGCGTGACGCGGTCATAATCACGGGCGGCAAAAAGGTGATGCCGGTCGAGGTGATGGAGGTCTTGCGCACGAGCGGCGTGTTCACCGACGTGGCGGTGATTGGCGTGCCCGATTCGAAATGGGGGCAGCGTGTGGTGGCGTGTTATCCGGCGCGGTCAATTGCCAAGCTCGATATGCGCCGGGTTGAGTCGGCTCTGCATTCGCTGGCGAAATATAAATGGCCGAAGTCATACGTGCCGGTTGCCG
- a CDS encoding 50S ribosomal protein L11 methyltransferase translates to MQLRRVVCGMDLFEIKVEITPASVDETDNLLLELGIEGWSLLEDVIEKRAWVVGIFQSGDEARAQWDALRPQLGGAPIGEAGLRALGNSDWRDSYKAHFKAWKFGRLHWVPVWERDKFTLPRGEEVIWLDPGMAFGTGNHETTRLCVERLVELPFNRDARVIDAGCGSGILALSAAKLGYENVRGFDNDPDAVRVSIENAELNDMAGRVDFFTGDLVTGLAGHKAEIVMANILANVLIEFAKELTDSVAPGGVLILSGILASENEQVRDAYAKIVPQWKIEHRTMGEWSDVLLRAP, encoded by the coding sequence ATGCAGCTCCGGCGTGTCGTGTGCGGCATGGATTTATTTGAAATAAAGGTCGAGATCACGCCCGCGTCCGTTGATGAGACGGACAATCTTTTGCTCGAGCTGGGCATTGAGGGATGGAGCCTGCTTGAGGATGTAATTGAAAAGCGCGCGTGGGTTGTCGGCATTTTCCAGAGTGGCGACGAGGCGCGCGCGCAATGGGACGCGTTGAGGCCGCAACTGGGCGGCGCGCCGATTGGCGAGGCCGGGTTGCGCGCGCTGGGCAACAGCGACTGGCGCGACAGCTACAAGGCGCACTTCAAGGCGTGGAAATTCGGACGCTTGCACTGGGTTCCGGTTTGGGAACGCGACAAGTTTACGCTGCCCAGGGGCGAGGAGGTTATCTGGCTCGATCCGGGAATGGCGTTTGGCACGGGGAATCACGAGACTACACGGTTGTGCGTGGAGCGGCTTGTCGAGTTGCCGTTCAATCGTGATGCGCGGGTGATTGACGCGGGGTGCGGGTCTGGGATTCTCGCGCTGTCGGCGGCGAAGCTCGGCTACGAAAATGTGCGCGGCTTTGACAACGATCCCGATGCCGTCCGAGTGAGCATCGAGAACGCGGAGCTCAACGACATGGCGGGGCGGGTGGATTTTTTTACCGGCGACCTCGTCACGGGGCTCGCGGGTCACAAGGCCGAGATTGTGATGGCGAACATTTTGGCGAATGTGCTGATTGAGTTTGCAAAGGAGCTGACTGATTCGGTTGCTCCCGGTGGCGTGCTTATTTTGAGCGGGATTCTCGCCAGTGAAAACGAGCAGGTGCGCGATGCGTATGCGAAAATAGTGCCGCAGTGGAAGATCGAGCACCGCACCATGGGCGAGTGGTCGGATGTGTTGCTGCGGGCGCCTTGA
- a CDS encoding ATP-dependent DNA helicase: MDFDLEQRTASLSVGELSDFTLGPRDASGAPSGLWRAQLGTHWHNQLRAQIASENSAAQFEIPITGKIVHRGWILTLTGRIDQLIPATENTPLILREIKTVTRPIPADESELRAEYPAYFVQLATYAELRRLADTGNQSPRIRAELHFVEVASGLAQTITLTAIDDALFRAQLERVTEFLNLRLRARERLRSLRYRSPFATLRPGQETTGRDLADALAEHPVVLFEAPTGFGKTGILLELALSHMREGRFDRLIYLTSKATGQLQVTRTLADMADQGRANPPGELFIDATHPEGSFHQIESQPSVAPACAIPIAADSTDGMPVPHDPRPDELAARATPVTAWLMRPKREHCINTAYNCTRDTCAYLNDLETRWPKSGLSRFYLVEDHPRDIATLRAAGADARICPYEISRAALPFNDVWIGDYNYIFSPANRGIFTGQPGYDPERTLLVVDEAHNLPSRVADVFSHAFYADDARAVGSWFNMVRVPSALSNAWSHWVHFLSTLKANGAHTLATEDDARELIDTLAGQITATPLDYAQMPAGISETLWSIPELAADLASLDLPRLWWSPQNALLVITCLDAADAIGPAIAEFGGVILASATLTPVENFTAACGLDSPETPEPGPASSSPKLDKLGALTKRDTKQLFAKLTSAADLLALDEARATAAPHYVRAATPWRDDAYDVAIDTRVNTTYQQRAQFSETTASTIASLASASGGNVAVFFPSYAYAETIQRELADMHPAIRVSMQPKLPDLAAQNAWLEQSLSAPGVVLLVLGSSFAEGIDLLGGRISHAMVVGPALPEVNPIQRARLAAYANLGRDEAARRVYQIPGIQKVNQALGRLVRAPGQHTKVLLHCRRFSDKSFHDLLAPEYRASLRIANDEDLKNWLGHE, encoded by the coding sequence ATGGATTTCGATCTCGAACAACGCACCGCCAGCTTGAGCGTGGGTGAACTTTCAGATTTCACCCTCGGGCCGCGCGATGCGTCCGGCGCGCCAAGCGGACTCTGGCGCGCGCAACTCGGCACCCACTGGCATAACCAGCTCCGCGCGCAAATCGCATCCGAGAACTCCGCCGCGCAATTCGAAATCCCCATCACCGGGAAAATTGTTCATCGCGGCTGGATACTCACGCTCACCGGTCGCATCGACCAGCTCATTCCCGCGACCGAAAATACGCCGCTCATCCTTCGCGAGATCAAAACTGTCACGCGTCCCATTCCCGCTGACGAATCCGAGCTGCGCGCCGAGTATCCCGCTTACTTTGTCCAGCTCGCCACCTACGCGGAGCTGCGTCGCCTCGCGGACACCGGCAACCAATCTCCGCGCATCCGCGCCGAGCTCCATTTCGTCGAAGTTGCCAGCGGACTCGCCCAGACGATCACGCTCACCGCAATCGACGACGCGCTTTTTCGCGCGCAACTCGAGCGAGTCACCGAGTTTCTCAACCTTCGCCTTCGCGCCCGCGAGCGTCTTCGCAGTCTTCGTTATCGTTCGCCGTTCGCCACGCTCCGGCCCGGACAGGAAACGACCGGGCGAGATCTTGCCGACGCGCTTGCCGAACACCCGGTTGTTCTCTTCGAGGCGCCCACTGGCTTCGGCAAAACCGGCATTCTCCTCGAACTCGCGCTTTCACACATGCGCGAGGGCCGTTTTGACCGTCTCATTTACCTCACGAGCAAAGCCACCGGACAACTCCAGGTTACGCGCACTCTCGCGGATATGGCAGACCAGGGTAGGGCGAACCCTCCGGGTGAGCTGTTTATCGACGCGACTCACCCGGAGGGTTCGTTTCACCAAATCGAATCTCAACCCTCAGTGGCTCCCGCGTGCGCAATCCCCATTGCCGCCGATTCCACGGACGGGATGCCTGTGCCGCACGATCCCCGCCCTGACGAGCTGGCGGCCCGTGCCACGCCCGTCACCGCCTGGCTCATGCGCCCCAAGCGCGAGCATTGCATCAACACCGCTTACAACTGCACGCGCGACACCTGCGCCTATCTCAACGATCTCGAAACTCGATGGCCGAAGAGCGGGCTGTCGCGCTTTTATCTTGTCGAAGATCATCCGCGCGACATCGCCACGCTTCGCGCCGCGGGTGCCGACGCGCGCATTTGCCCCTACGAAATTTCCCGCGCCGCGCTTCCGTTCAACGACGTGTGGATCGGTGATTACAATTACATTTTTTCGCCGGCCAATCGCGGCATTTTTACCGGGCAGCCCGGCTACGATCCGGAGCGCACGCTGCTCGTCGTTGACGAGGCTCACAATCTCCCGTCGCGCGTTGCCGATGTTTTCAGCCATGCATTTTACGCGGACGATGCGCGCGCGGTTGGCAGTTGGTTCAACATGGTCCGGGTTCCCTCGGCGCTTTCCAACGCGTGGAGTCATTGGGTCCACTTTCTCTCCACGCTCAAGGCAAACGGCGCGCACACGCTCGCGACCGAGGACGACGCTCGCGAACTCATCGACACTCTTGCCGGTCAAATCACCGCCACGCCGCTCGATTACGCGCAAATGCCCGCCGGGATCAGCGAGACGCTCTGGTCGATTCCCGAGCTTGCCGCCGATCTTGCGTCGCTCGACCTTCCCCGTCTTTGGTGGAGTCCGCAAAACGCGCTCCTCGTAATCACCTGCCTTGACGCAGCAGACGCTATCGGTCCGGCCATCGCCGAATTTGGCGGAGTCATCCTCGCCTCGGCAACCCTCACTCCTGTCGAAAACTTCACCGCCGCATGCGGACTGGATTCGCCGGAAACACCGGAACCCGGCCCGGCATCCTCTTCTCCCAAGCTCGATAAGCTTGGCGCGCTGACCAAGCGCGACACAAAACAACTATTCGCCAAGCTCACCTCCGCCGCGGATCTGCTCGCGCTCGACGAAGCCCGCGCAACCGCCGCGCCGCATTACGTCCGCGCCGCCACGCCCTGGCGCGACGACGCCTACGACGTTGCCATCGACACCCGTGTCAACACCACCTACCAGCAACGCGCGCAGTTTTCCGAAACCACTGCGTCCACCATCGCCTCGCTCGCCTCGGCGTCGGGCGGCAACGTGGCCGTGTTTTTTCCCAGCTACGCCTATGCCGAAACCATCCAACGCGAGCTTGCCGATATGCATCCCGCGATTCGCGTTTCGATGCAACCCAAGCTCCCTGATCTTGCCGCGCAAAACGCATGGCTGGAGCAATCCCTTTCAGCGCCCGGCGTGGTGCTTCTTGTTCTTGGCAGCAGCTTCGCCGAGGGCATCGACCTGCTCGGCGGCCGCATCTCGCACGCGATGGTCGTCGGCCCCGCGCTCCCCGAGGTGAACCCGATCCAGCGCGCGCGTCTCGCGGCCTATGCAAATCTCGGACGCGACGAGGCCGCGCGCCGTGTTTATCAAATCCCCGGTATTCAAAAAGTGAATCAAGCCCTGGGCCGCCTCGTTCGCGCCCCGGGACAGCACACCAAGGTTCTTCTCCATTGCCGCCGCTTTTCCGACAAAAGTTTTCATGATCTTCTCGCGCCCGAATACCGCGCGTCCCTGCGGATTGCGAATGACGAGGACCTGAAGAATTGGCTGGGGCACGAGTGA
- a CDS encoding o-succinylbenzoate synthase has protein sequence MCCCGRLDKIAVNYTFAYRRYSLPFRTPLRTAHGLWTRREGLLARLEREDGGVGFGECAPIPWFGTETVAEATDVCATLGARVSDEQIGEIDAARYPCLRFALGRAKFSAGLAADASQDRAARTEASPYLPVAALVLAGRVAVGKISALADDGFRAFKWKVGAGDMADELALLDDVCAALPQGARLRLDANGAWDRRGAERWLSRCVGYPVEFIEQPVAADAAGAEDLLLGLAADYPVPIALDESVVGAGDVGGWLDLDWPGIYVIKPSLLGDVDDALKRLPKSRTVFSSAIETGVGAKSALNMAFEFFAGTEKPRALGFGVWPLFEDARFDGPRAAPFVRAKDLERLKPEILWNALN, from the coding sequence ATGTGTTGCTGCGGGCGCCTTGATAAAATCGCCGTGAATTACACGTTCGCATACCGTCGTTATTCGCTTCCGTTTCGCACGCCTTTGCGCACGGCGCACGGTTTGTGGACGCGACGCGAGGGATTGCTTGCGCGGCTTGAGCGCGAGGACGGGGGCGTGGGTTTTGGCGAGTGCGCGCCGATCCCTTGGTTTGGCACGGAGACGGTTGCCGAGGCGACCGATGTGTGCGCGACGCTGGGTGCGCGGGTGAGTGATGAGCAGATTGGCGAAATCGACGCGGCGCGGTATCCGTGTTTGCGGTTTGCGCTGGGCAGGGCGAAGTTTTCGGCCGGCCTGGCGGCAGATGCTTCGCAGGACAGGGCGGCGCGGACCGAGGCTTCGCCCTACCTTCCGGTTGCGGCACTGGTGCTGGCGGGGCGTGTTGCGGTGGGAAAAATCTCAGCGTTGGCGGATGACGGTTTTCGCGCATTCAAGTGGAAGGTGGGCGCGGGAGACATGGCGGACGAGCTGGCGTTGCTTGATGATGTGTGCGCGGCGCTTCCGCAGGGAGCGCGGTTGCGGCTGGATGCGAACGGCGCGTGGGATCGACGCGGTGCGGAACGCTGGCTGTCGCGGTGTGTCGGATATCCGGTGGAATTTATCGAACAACCTGTCGCGGCGGATGCCGCCGGAGCGGAGGATTTGCTGCTTGGGCTGGCGGCTGATTATCCGGTGCCGATTGCGCTGGATGAGTCGGTGGTTGGCGCGGGAGATGTCGGAGGCTGGCTGGATTTGGACTGGCCGGGGATTTATGTGATCAAACCATCGTTGCTGGGTGATGTGGATGACGCCCTCAAGCGGCTGCCGAAGTCGCGCACGGTATTTTCGTCGGCGATTGAGACGGGGGTGGGCGCGAAGTCGGCGCTGAACATGGCGTTCGAGTTTTTTGCGGGCACTGAAAAACCGCGCGCGCTTGGGTTCGGCGTGTGGCCGTTGTTTGAGGACGCGCGATTCGACGGACCCCGGGCGGCACCGTTTGTGCGGGCGAAGGATTTGGAAAGATTGAAACCGGAGATTTTATGGAACGCGCTGAATTGA
- a CDS encoding bifunctional nuclease family protein: MKTDAIEVSVKAVMPTANGCAVFLGAEGRHFVIYVDHFVGSVMQMALDGAKKERPLTHDLIGHILLGLGAELERVLINDAKEGTFFARIFLRMENEIGKKLLEIDARPSDSIVLAIQHSRPIFVARKVFDSAEDMTELLEHLMAQKAVEEDDDESDDDGIDDILSELAEDDETEDEDSDDEDDEK; this comes from the coding sequence ATGAAAACCGATGCCATCGAAGTCTCCGTCAAAGCCGTCATGCCGACCGCGAACGGCTGCGCCGTGTTCCTCGGCGCCGAGGGCAGGCACTTTGTGATCTACGTCGATCATTTTGTCGGCAGCGTCATGCAGATGGCACTCGACGGCGCGAAAAAAGAGCGCCCGCTCACGCACGACTTGATCGGGCACATCCTGCTCGGCCTCGGCGCGGAACTGGAGCGCGTGCTCATCAACGATGCCAAGGAAGGCACGTTTTTCGCCCGCATTTTCCTGCGCATGGAAAACGAAATCGGGAAAAAATTGCTCGAAATCGACGCACGCCCGAGCGACTCCATCGTGCTCGCAATCCAGCATTCGCGCCCGATTTTTGTCGCGCGCAAAGTGTTCGACTCCGCCGAGGACATGACCGAATTGCTCGAACACCTCATGGCGCAGAAGGCAGTCGAAGAAGATGACGATGAAAGTGATGACGACGGCATCGACGACATCCTTTCCGAACTCGCGGAAGACGACGAAACAGAGGACGAGGATTCCGACGACGAGGACGACGAAAAATAA